From the genome of Methylomonas sp. UP202, one region includes:
- a CDS encoding flagellar transcriptional regulator FlhD: MSDIKMILECTYSGQTPIEAPLVVCKASDKQNEIRRISESFNPSGRTNSLALSKWPSITRRKRYHQLNRTIIFNKAKSYLSGVPELCDPKQVTLRPGHLRVACLAYRQQSLINSEAFMSTLDEDLARLNFEYLMLARECARSNPAETAWRFGIDRGGIDHLAGMTQEQLREHADSSRAVIRLLPVFTPSNLPMVAYLDLLQPCISDTSNEPNTI; the protein is encoded by the coding sequence ATGAGCGATATAAAAATGATTTTGGAATGCACTTATTCAGGTCAAACACCAATTGAGGCGCCACTTGTTGTATGCAAAGCCTCTGATAAGCAGAACGAGATTAGAAGAATTTCAGAATCATTCAATCCATCAGGGCGAACAAATAGCCTGGCGTTATCAAAGTGGCCATCCATCACACGCCGAAAGAGGTATCACCAACTCAATAGGACAATTATTTTCAACAAAGCCAAATCATATCTATCGGGGGTTCCGGAGCTTTGTGACCCAAAACAGGTCACTTTGCGGCCGGGACATTTGCGCGTTGCCTGCCTAGCATATCGACAACAGTCGTTAATCAACTCAGAGGCGTTTATGTCAACACTGGATGAAGATCTTGCCCGGTTAAATTTCGAATATCTCATGCTCGCCAGGGAATGCGCACGCAGTAATCCGGCGGAAACAGCCTGGCGCTTTGGCATTGATCGGGGAGGCATAGACCATCTTGCCGGCATGACACAGGAGCAACTTCGTGAACACGCCGATAGCAGTCGCGCTGTGATTCGGTTATTGCCGGTGTTTACCCCGAGCAACTTGCCGATGGTTGCCTATTTGGATCTTCTCCAACCTTGCATCAGTGACACATCAAATGAACCCAATACCATTTAA
- a CDS encoding FlhC family transcriptional regulator, which produces MLLAERLIQLGARPPIVSQLCRLTRKQSIAFFKEVQGQSPKQGMLPHDHQWAIRSAFNNIHASLFLSMIEDIRQRLSTPSLNATLLVTAYEIYSNVASRILANRQYIQPRYSQHYPLDINRAWYLFSLLSAGDLVFILCERCRARYLGMIHSDATFSQCPICDVWTDRSGRRRWVSAKSNKLTLNKSSAR; this is translated from the coding sequence TTGCTGCTGGCGGAAAGACTAATCCAACTCGGCGCCCGTCCGCCAATTGTTAGCCAGCTCTGCCGTTTAACCAGAAAACAAAGCATCGCATTTTTTAAAGAAGTACAAGGGCAATCGCCCAAACAAGGCATGCTGCCCCATGATCACCAATGGGCCATCCGCTCGGCGTTCAACAACATTCATGCCTCGCTATTTTTAAGCATGATTGAAGACATTCGGCAGCGGCTTTCTACCCCGAGCCTGAATGCAACCTTACTGGTTACGGCCTATGAGATATACAGCAATGTCGCTTCCAGAATTTTAGCCAATCGGCAATATATCCAACCACGCTACAGCCAACATTATCCGTTAGATATAAACCGCGCTTGGTATTTATTCAGCCTGCTCTCGGCGGGTGATTTGGTATTCATTCTTTGCGAGCGTTGCCGCGCCCGTTATCTGGGCATGATTCACTCTGATGCCACATTTAGTCAATGTCCTATCTGCGATGTGTGGACTGATCGCTCAGGTCGGCGACGCTGGGTTTCCGCAAAATCAAACAAACTCACATTGAACAAATCAAGCGCTCGTTAG
- a CDS encoding STAS-like domain-containing protein — translation MHIAVITATDSQIPQPIHGKKLARLARECFANQQILTIDFKDIKAITQGFFQELFFPLITEFGADFLKSKFMVINLSDVNEKQMQSAFKNLDDYFDKLSVINHQGCDEEIYTMNQTWLIKAREIARENPVLTELVLGITDDAMRTALGHLSLEDIQFIARSNWLCFTPRFSSQFLMNINKEQPPIVEAMLGLTCSIC, via the coding sequence ATGCATATTGCGGTCATTACAGCCACTGATTCCCAAATACCTCAGCCTATTCATGGCAAAAAACTCGCCCGACTCGCGCGTGAGTGCTTTGCCAATCAGCAAATATTGACCATTGATTTTAAGGATATCAAAGCTATTACCCAGGGTTTCTTTCAGGAATTATTTTTCCCTCTGATTACTGAGTTTGGCGCCGATTTTTTGAAATCGAAATTCATGGTCATTAACCTGAGTGACGTCAATGAAAAGCAGATGCAGTCTGCTTTCAAAAACTTGGACGACTATTTCGACAAACTTTCAGTGATCAATCATCAAGGGTGCGACGAAGAGATTTACACCATGAATCAAACTTGGCTGATCAAGGCCAGAGAAATCGCGCGAGAAAATCCAGTATTGACGGAATTAGTGTTGGGAATTACGGATGACGCCATGCGAACAGCTCTCGGTCATTTGTCTTTGGAGGACATTCAGTTCATCGCTCGATCCAATTGGCTTTGCTTTACTCCACGGTTTTCCAGTCAGTTCCTGATGAATATCAATAAAGAGCAGCCACCGATAGTGGAAGCCATGCTCGGTTTAACCTGCTCGATTTGCTGA
- a CDS encoding FlhC family transcriptional regulator — protein sequence MLKKYQQQTLAIELLKRHAKVKIVHQVTGIPIKPLRHTYRQLHGRSPSRGSIKFSTRGLTGSRRKYKDVTIFAVCYRVAVSKSADDQIQTLITAFDAYKYSYPFGNLDFSAAWVVSQDIKDKKVQVSTCPHCRAWVLLNAREDLTERCGVCNNTLQSGIQ from the coding sequence ATGCTGAAAAAATATCAACAGCAAACGTTAGCAATTGAACTACTGAAGCGCCATGCCAAGGTAAAAATCGTGCATCAAGTGACAGGCATTCCGATCAAGCCATTACGACACACTTATCGACAATTGCATGGACGTTCGCCCAGCCGAGGTTCAATCAAGTTTTCAACGCGCGGGTTAACTGGAAGTAGACGTAAATATAAAGATGTGACGATATTTGCGGTTTGCTATCGGGTGGCCGTGAGCAAATCGGCCGATGACCAAATTCAAACATTGATAACCGCCTTTGATGCCTACAAATATTCCTACCCATTTGGAAATCTCGATTTTTCAGCGGCATGGGTCGTGTCTCAAGACATCAAGGATAAAAAAGTGCAGGTTTCAACGTGCCCACATTGTCGTGCCTGGGTACTGTTGAACGCAAGAGAAGACCTTACTGAACGCTGCGGCGTATGTAACAACACTTTGCAATCAGGTATCCAGTGA
- the csrA gene encoding carbon storage regulator CsrA, with protein sequence MLILTRRVGETLMIGDDVTVTVLGVKGNQVRIGVNAPKDVSVHREEIYERIKKEQSEASNAES encoded by the coding sequence ATGCTTATCTTGACCCGTAGAGTGGGAGAGACCTTGATGATTGGTGACGATGTGACTGTTACAGTTCTCGGGGTGAAAGGCAATCAGGTTCGTATCGGCGTTAATGCCCCTAAGGACGTTTCGGTTCACAGGGAAGAAATCTACGAGAGGATCAAGAAAGAGCAATCCGAAGCGAGTAACGCGGAGAGTTGA